A single region of the candidate division KSB1 bacterium genome encodes:
- a CDS encoding terminase family protein, producing the protein MAAREFEVLYGGAAGGGKSDALLYGGLRQVHHPDYRALLLRQTFPELRDLMDRAQQTFPKLGAKWHEEQKRWVFPSGASYEFGYCSRFADVVRYRGQEYTYIAFDEIGDIADHRIWLFLMGRCRPKAADLIPMMRASANPGGAGHAWLKRRFVDATDFGRRVYWDPETGLPRRFIPAKVTDNPTLLRRNPAYINQLRSLPEILRKQLLEGDWSAGSGLALSELDRSVHLVTPFDVPDHWCHFGGFDWGYAHPWCFVWLASSPSGTLYVVDAVWGQRQLPWEIAQRIKSKVPVERLGHIAAGRDCWAQIKARGEDTPTIAEQFVPYGLFLTQANQDRKQGLNLLRKALAWRRKAGDRDGEPDLLFMRTEGVLRLFEELETMVLDPDDPEDALKRNANVESGEPGDDGYDALRYAVASRPPTPKEPEDTSEFDAFSKEAILTELEKLRVHSPSKPKPITEVAVT; encoded by the coding sequence GTGGCTGCTCGCGAGTTCGAGGTGCTTTATGGTGGGGCTGCTGGTGGTGGCAAGTCGGATGCTTTGTTGTATGGTGGTTTGAGGCAGGTTCATCATCCCGATTATCGGGCTTTGCTTTTGAGGCAGACCTTTCCCGAGCTACGGGATCTTATGGATCGTGCGCAGCAGACTTTTCCGAAGTTGGGTGCTAAGTGGCATGAGGAGCAGAAGCGGTGGGTTTTTCCTTCTGGGGCTTCTTATGAGTTTGGTTACTGTAGTAGGTTTGCCGATGTGGTTCGGTACCGGGGGCAGGAGTACACCTACATTGCTTTTGACGAGATTGGGGATATAGCTGATCATCGGATTTGGCTTTTTCTGATGGGTCGTTGTCGGCCTAAGGCTGCTGACCTGATACCGATGATGCGGGCTAGTGCGAACCCTGGTGGTGCTGGTCACGCTTGGCTGAAGCGGCGTTTTGTTGATGCGACCGACTTTGGGCGGCGTGTTTACTGGGATCCAGAGACCGGGCTACCCAGGCGGTTTATCCCAGCCAAGGTGACCGACAACCCAACGCTACTGAGGAGAAACCCGGCTTATATCAATCAGCTTCGGAGCTTACCCGAGATATTGAGAAAGCAGTTACTGGAGGGGGACTGGTCCGCTGGTAGTGGGTTGGCTCTTTCTGAACTCGACCGCTCGGTACATCTTGTGACTCCGTTTGATGTTCCCGATCACTGGTGCCATTTTGGCGGATTCGACTGGGGTTATGCTCATCCGTGGTGTTTTGTCTGGTTGGCCAGTTCCCCTTCAGGTACGCTTTATGTGGTCGATGCGGTCTGGGGTCAGCGCCAGCTTCCCTGGGAGATAGCCCAGAGGATAAAGAGCAAGGTACCGGTCGAAAGGTTGGGTCACATTGCAGCTGGCAGGGACTGCTGGGCGCAGATCAAGGCGCGTGGTGAGGATACACCAACCATAGCCGAGCAGTTCGTTCCCTATGGCCTCTTTTTGACCCAGGCTAATCAGGACAGAAAACAAGGGCTCAACCTACTGAGGAAAGCCCTAGCCTGGCGCAGAAAGGCTGGTGACAGGGACGGCGAACCAGACCTACTGTTCATGCGCACAGAGGGTGTGCTTCGGCTCTTCGAGGAGCTGGAGACCATGGTGCTCGACCCTGACGACCCCGAGGATGCGCTTAAGAGAAACGCTAACGTCGAAAGCGGAGAACCCGGCGACGACGGCTACGACGCTCTGAGGTACGCCGTGGCCTCCAGACCACCAACCCCGAAGGAACCAGAGGATACCAGCGAGTTTGATGCCTTTAGCAAGGAAGCCATCCTTACTGAGCTGGAAAAGCTCAGAGTTCACAGCCCTTCAAAACCTAAGCCCATAACGGAGGTGGCCGTAACGTGA
- a CDS encoding Dam family site-specific DNA-(adenine-N6)-methyltransferase yields MQRAARIIYLNKTCYNGLYRVNTQGRFNVPMGSYKNPRICEERVLRAASEALQGAVLLAMDFSAVLDHAGKDHLIYFDPPYYTESSGFTGYAVTASGQAGFGAEEHRRLAEVVRKLDAMGCHVVVSNSDTAYTRSLYAGFRLTVVRAPRPINRNGAGRGPVEELVISNR; encoded by the coding sequence TTGCAGCGGGCGGCGCGGATTATCTATCTGAACAAGACGTGTTATAACGGTCTGTATCGAGTCAATACACAGGGACGGTTCAATGTTCCGATGGGGTCCTACAAAAATCCGCGTATCTGCGAGGAGAGGGTGCTACGGGCGGCGAGTGAAGCCCTCCAAGGGGCGGTCTTGCTAGCGATGGACTTCAGCGCGGTACTAGATCACGCTGGGAAGGACCACCTCATATACTTCGACCCACCTTATTACACGGAATCCTCTGGCTTCACAGGCTATGCGGTGACCGCATCGGGCCAGGCAGGCTTCGGCGCAGAGGAACATCGCCGTCTGGCCGAGGTCGTGAGGAAGTTGGACGCAATGGGTTGTCACGTGGTCGTCTCCAACAGTGATACTGCCTATACTCGGAGCCTGTACGCCGGATTCCGCTTGACAGTCGTGCGGGCGCCCCGACCAATCAACCGCAATGGCGCAGGACGCGGCCCCGTAGAGGAACTGGTGATCTCCAACCGATGA
- a CDS encoding phage major capsid protein, with protein MPSETQTLALMQEALKVIFGKTLHDDIVRESELLDIFRVENQIQTEVTTGGRYVEQGHFWQLPGGVGWRADDDYIPEAIAAKFKNSRVYLRKFLGTIQMSGDTMRRVRTDEGAFLDYMERARPALVERGTSELDWAYIGYGSGIKARVNSKTDNGDGTMTIVLKDHSGVAGYTDAWLAFLEGERVVFSANANFNPLRNAGADQSGLVVDVNEDNNSIRVQATAALIAAVAVNDYIGSGDGAGHSGPTSAGEQRALAGLLAAVDDGGILANYNGIDRTAPGNRLWRSVVINGGAAPFDGVLSEDLLNYAIRQARLRGGAKLDLFVLSESAKDSYWKSLKSDRFFVDPRGNYTGGKAQVNLVIGDRTYPFRVARKLPPQVAFGLQLDRLYRLTLGQLEWQDETGSIWNRVVDSTGRKDAYYAVYHMYEQLYCVAPRKQVRIDSLAPVF; from the coding sequence ATGCCATCGGAAACACAGACTCTTGCGCTGATGCAAGAGGCGCTCAAGGTCATCTTTGGTAAGACCCTACATGATGACATTGTGCGCGAATCGGAGCTCCTGGATATTTTCCGGGTTGAGAATCAGATACAGACTGAAGTCACCACTGGCGGCAGGTACGTCGAGCAGGGCCACTTCTGGCAACTGCCCGGTGGTGTCGGCTGGCGCGCGGATGATGACTACATCCCCGAGGCTATCGCCGCCAAGTTCAAGAACTCGCGTGTGTACCTGCGCAAGTTCCTTGGTACCATCCAGATGAGTGGCGATACCATGCGCCGCGTAAGGACGGACGAGGGTGCTTTCCTCGACTACATGGAGCGGGCACGGCCGGCGCTCGTTGAGCGCGGTACTTCAGAGCTCGATTGGGCTTATATCGGCTACGGCTCTGGAATCAAGGCTCGGGTGAACTCCAAGACCGACAACGGCGATGGTACCATGACGATCGTGCTCAAGGACCACTCGGGTGTTGCCGGCTACACCGATGCTTGGCTTGCCTTCCTTGAAGGCGAGCGGGTTGTGTTCTCCGCAAACGCTAACTTCAACCCCCTGCGCAACGCCGGCGCGGACCAGTCGGGTCTTGTTGTCGATGTGAACGAGGACAACAACTCGATTCGCGTTCAGGCGACTGCTGCGCTGATTGCCGCTGTTGCAGTGAACGACTACATCGGCAGCGGTGACGGGGCTGGGCATAGCGGGCCGACAAGTGCCGGTGAGCAGCGCGCCCTTGCCGGTCTACTCGCCGCAGTGGACGACGGTGGTATCCTGGCAAATTACAACGGGATTGACAGAACAGCTCCAGGAAACCGCCTGTGGAGGTCTGTAGTGATTAACGGTGGTGCTGCCCCGTTTGATGGTGTGCTTAGTGAGGATCTATTGAACTACGCTATCCGCCAGGCGCGCTTGCGCGGAGGGGCGAAGCTCGACCTGTTCGTCCTTTCGGAGTCCGCTAAGGATAGCTATTGGAAGTCGCTCAAGAGTGACCGGTTCTTCGTCGACCCGCGGGGTAACTACACCGGTGGGAAGGCCCAGGTAAACCTTGTTATCGGTGATCGTACCTACCCCTTCCGTGTGGCACGGAAACTGCCGCCGCAGGTGGCTTTTGGCTTGCAGTTGGACCGTCTGTACCGGCTGACACTCGGCCAGCTTGAGTGGCAGGACGAGACGGGGTCCATCTGGAACCGGGTTGTTGATTCGACTGGGCGGAAGGACGCCTACTACGCGGTCTATCACATGTATGAGCAACTCTACTGTGTAGCGCCGCGTAAACAAGTGCGAATTGATTCGCTGGCGCCTGTCTTCTAA
- a CDS encoding DNA adenine methylase, which produces MAEWATPSGVRPLPARRFLKWAGGKNRLLQQLEPFFPERIVHYHEPFLGSGAVFFHLRRTRGAFPATLMDSNAELINCFTIVRDRVDELLPLLRQHEREHSKRYYYATRGVIQRR; this is translated from the coding sequence ATGGCTGAGTGGGCGACCCCGAGCGGCGTGCGACCCCTCCCCGCCAGGCGGTTTCTGAAGTGGGCGGGCGGGAAGAACCGACTTCTCCAGCAACTGGAACCGTTTTTCCCGGAACGAATCGTCCACTATCACGAGCCATTTCTCGGCAGTGGGGCCGTCTTTTTCCACTTGCGCCGGACGCGGGGCGCGTTTCCAGCGACGTTGATGGATTCCAATGCTGAACTGATCAACTGTTTCACCATTGTCCGCGACCGTGTAGACGAGCTGCTACCTCTACTGCGACAGCACGAACGTGAACACAGCAAGCGGTATTACTACGCAACACGGGGTGTGATCCAGCGACGCTGA